A single Sporomusaceae bacterium DNA region contains:
- a CDS encoding bifunctional riboflavin kinase/FAD synthetase, which translates to MEVYTRLTDIRGRFVNSAVALGTFDGVHVGHQHIIRTAAACARKAGGASIVFTFNNHPLSVIDPDRSPPLLITAAYREELIAALGADVLLSVSFDRALLELPPAAFIDLLVDNLRPSCVVVGPNYSFGHRGAGTPEMLALAGRERGFEVLVPPAVELGGTIVSSTLIRQLILAGDVAEAAPLLGRPFRVSGTVNRGEGRGRTLGFPTANITAAAGQIVPADGVYATDVYVDGASYSGVANIGANPTFRGKARHIEVHLLGFTGNLYGRTIAVDFLAKLRDERTFAGAEELKAQIARDIAAAGQYFK; encoded by the coding sequence ATGGAGGTTTATACCCGGCTGACCGATATCCGCGGACGGTTCGTAAATTCGGCCGTAGCGCTGGGCACCTTCGACGGCGTCCACGTCGGCCATCAGCATATCATCCGCACGGCGGCCGCCTGCGCCCGTAAAGCCGGCGGCGCCAGCATCGTTTTCACCTTCAACAATCACCCCCTGTCGGTCATCGACCCTGATCGCAGCCCGCCGCTGCTCATAACCGCCGCCTACCGCGAGGAGCTGATCGCCGCCCTCGGCGCTGACGTGCTACTGTCGGTTTCCTTCGACCGCGCGTTGCTCGAACTGCCGCCCGCCGCTTTCATCGACCTGCTGGTGGACAACCTCCGCCCGTCATGCGTCGTCGTCGGCCCCAATTACTCCTTTGGGCACCGGGGCGCGGGCACGCCGGAGATGCTGGCCCTCGCCGGCCGCGAACGCGGCTTCGAGGTGCTCGTGCCGCCGGCCGTGGAGCTGGGCGGCACGATCGTGAGCAGCACGCTCATCCGCCAACTCATCCTCGCCGGCGATGTCGCCGAGGCTGCGCCGCTGCTGGGGCGCCCATTCCGCGTCAGCGGCACGGTGAACAGGGGAGAGGGGCGAGGCCGCACTCTCGGCTTTCCGACCGCCAACATCACCGCCGCCGCCGGGCAGATCGTGCCGGCCGACGGCGTTTACGCCACCGATGTGTACGTCGACGGCGCCAGCTACAGCGGTGTGGCCAATATCGGCGCAAACCCCACCTTCAGAGGCAAAGCCCGCCATATCGAGGTCCATCTGCTCGGCTTTACCGGCAATCTGTACGGCCGGACGATCGCGGTCGATTTCCTCGCCAAGCTGC